In the genome of Pelagicoccus sp. SDUM812003, one region contains:
- a CDS encoding lipid-binding SYLF domain-containing protein has translation MKQINRLALLCIGLIIAVSASAAPKRERLVERIVTGEYVLEEIMADPATAIPAEILQDAKGIIFTLNYRGGILIGGHAGNGVLIAKNPITDEWGVPAFVKTGGANIGLQLGLKEFDAIYVIMDLDTLRGAYTGRFDLGADAAAVAGPISRSSEARSDEDYKNAKILVYTTKKGLFAGVSVKAGWVAPDTKATQFFYNTNYKLPEIVMSDWFEVPREARALLQRLNYYTEGGR, from the coding sequence ATGAAGCAAATCAACCGGCTCGCACTCCTTTGCATCGGCCTAATCATCGCCGTTTCGGCCTCCGCCGCACCTAAGCGGGAGCGCCTCGTCGAACGCATCGTCACCGGAGAATACGTGCTCGAGGAAATCATGGCCGATCCGGCCACCGCAATTCCCGCCGAAATTCTGCAGGATGCCAAGGGCATCATCTTCACGCTCAACTACCGTGGCGGCATCCTCATCGGCGGCCACGCCGGCAATGGGGTGCTCATCGCCAAGAATCCCATCACCGACGAATGGGGCGTGCCCGCCTTCGTCAAGACCGGCGGAGCCAACATCGGCTTGCAGCTGGGCCTGAAGGAGTTCGACGCGATCTACGTCATCATGGACCTCGATACCTTGCGCGGAGCCTACACCGGCCGCTTCGATCTGGGCGCGGACGCCGCCGCTGTGGCTGGCCCGATCTCCCGCTCCTCCGAAGCCCGTAGCGACGAGGACTATAAAAACGCAAAGATCCTCGTCTACACTACCAAAAAGGGGCTTTTCGCCGGCGTTTCCGTGAAAGCGGGCTGGGTCGCTCCAGACACCAAGGCCACCCAGTTCTTCTACAATACCAACTACAAGCTTCCGGAAATCGTGATGAGCGACTGGTTCGAAGTCCCCCGCGAAGCCCGCGCCCTGCTGCAGCGCCTCAACTACTACACCGAGGGCGGCAGGTAG
- a CDS encoding chloride channel protein produces MERIALSRQGRFNLLAVVIGVLSGLSAVAFHQSIHWAEHSWIGRASEVPGWLGALLLIALPTAGGLIVGFLIKYWSPEAAGSGIPQVKAAYFLKFGRIRFRAALGKFVLGTISIGSGASLGREGPTVHLSAAIASWVGRWFGLAPRQVMALIPLGCAGGIAAAFNTPLAAIVFAIEEIMGDLKHKAFAGIVMVAVIAAVIERALLGSSAMFEVPMHPENLSWMALVWSLALGVIAGFVSHAFVGALLRARERVKLVRGRFSWMMPGVGGFATGCVGALVFVQLGHIGVFGIGYADLSSALAGELTIWVLLALFVGKFAATIFSYASGGSGGIFAPTLFIGAMLGGSLGILANLLGESSGMMPEVLALVGMGALFAGVIRAPVTSILIIFELTRDYNLILPIMLANLSAYAIATKLRHVPIYEALLLQDGVNLRKFPILSPSHGWQSMPVSSIMTNTVHTLQADMKLSDAYQAIKDEGFKIYPVVDENNRYVGLVHRKGVRIVSKESPDKTVREIFISDTFPRVYPDTKIKEVAKQFVNTEWIALPVVSRLDAGRVVGVVTLHDITRQQFLQETKGD; encoded by the coding sequence ATGGAGCGAATCGCTCTGAGCAGGCAGGGTCGTTTCAATCTGCTGGCGGTGGTCATAGGGGTGCTCAGCGGTCTATCGGCGGTGGCGTTCCACCAGTCGATTCATTGGGCGGAGCACAGCTGGATCGGGCGAGCGAGCGAGGTACCCGGTTGGCTGGGGGCGCTTCTGCTGATCGCTTTGCCAACGGCTGGGGGATTGATCGTGGGATTTCTGATCAAGTACTGGTCACCTGAGGCGGCGGGCAGCGGCATTCCCCAGGTCAAGGCGGCGTATTTTCTGAAGTTCGGGCGCATCCGCTTTCGAGCGGCTCTGGGCAAGTTTGTGCTGGGAACGATATCGATTGGATCGGGGGCCAGCTTGGGTCGCGAGGGGCCGACGGTGCATTTGTCCGCGGCTATCGCCTCGTGGGTCGGCCGCTGGTTTGGTCTAGCCCCGCGTCAGGTGATGGCTCTGATCCCGCTGGGTTGCGCGGGCGGCATCGCGGCGGCGTTCAACACCCCGTTGGCGGCCATCGTCTTCGCCATCGAGGAGATCATGGGCGACCTCAAGCACAAGGCCTTCGCGGGGATCGTCATGGTGGCGGTGATCGCGGCGGTGATCGAACGGGCCTTGCTCGGCTCGAGCGCCATGTTCGAGGTGCCCATGCATCCTGAGAACCTGTCATGGATGGCTTTGGTGTGGAGTTTGGCTCTCGGGGTGATCGCGGGCTTCGTTTCCCACGCCTTCGTGGGAGCCCTGCTGCGAGCCCGCGAGCGCGTGAAACTGGTTCGCGGTCGGTTTAGCTGGATGATGCCCGGCGTGGGTGGATTCGCCACCGGCTGCGTGGGAGCTTTGGTATTCGTGCAGTTGGGACACATCGGCGTATTTGGAATTGGATACGCGGACCTTTCCTCCGCCTTGGCGGGTGAGTTGACCATTTGGGTGCTGCTGGCCTTGTTCGTAGGAAAGTTCGCCGCTACCATCTTTTCCTATGCTAGCGGCGGTTCGGGGGGCATTTTCGCCCCCACGCTCTTCATCGGAGCGATGCTAGGCGGCTCGCTCGGCATTTTAGCGAATCTTCTCGGGGAAAGTTCGGGAATGATGCCGGAGGTGCTGGCGCTCGTGGGCATGGGGGCTTTGTTCGCAGGGGTGATCCGCGCTCCGGTCACTTCCATATTGATCATCTTCGAGCTGACGCGCGACTACAACCTGATCCTGCCCATCATGCTGGCGAACCTAAGCGCCTACGCCATCGCCACCAAGCTGCGTCACGTGCCGATCTACGAAGCGCTGCTGTTGCAGGACGGGGTGAATCTGCGCAAGTTTCCCATACTCAGTCCGAGTCATGGTTGGCAGTCCATGCCAGTGAGTTCGATCATGACGAACACAGTGCACACGCTACAGGCTGACATGAAGCTTTCCGATGCGTATCAAGCGATCAAGGACGAAGGGTTCAAGATTTACCCGGTGGTGGACGAAAACAATCGCTACGTGGGGCTGGTGCATCGCAAGGGCGTGCGCATCGTGAGCAAGGAGTCGCCGGACAAGACGGTGCGGGAGATTTTCATATCCGATACCTTTCCGAGGGTTTATCCGGATACGAAGATTAAAGAAGTGGCGAAGCAATTCGTGAATACGGAGTGGATCGCGTTGCCAGTGGTGAGTCGTCTGGACGCGGGACGCGTGGTGGGGGTAGTGACCTTGCACGACATCACTCGTCAGCAATTTCTACAGGAAACGAAAGGCGACTAG
- a CDS encoding class I SAM-dependent rRNA methyltransferase, translated as MADNRSRNFSGRSPYRSIDYGSRKTPWVEMKTFSFHPTIYKTMLGKASPDAGAGDIVTVYDRKGQIFGSGLYNPSARVPLRVYQHGEDAFDEESFLQLLSRAIALRKDTLNLEAGTQAYRVVHSDGDGLSGLVVDRLGDCLSVQVHSLGIYQRLPKWIPFLKEQLGAESVVVEVDEKIAMLEGIRIDPSLSDEARFAKFEEHGIRYEADFRDGHKTGFFCDQRDNRLRFGQLAKGKDVLDVCCYTGGFALNAMVNGGAESVTAVDLDEKAIAQAKRNANLNGQARVNWTHCDAFSFMRQMQRNGNQWDLVNLDPPKLIFSKEQQAEGMKKYEDLNQLACTLVKPGGVMATYSCSGQLSAEDFEAMVIRSAHRAGRRLQILDRTGAGADHPVMSNCPESRYLKALWSVVW; from the coding sequence ATGGCGGATAATAGAAGTCGCAATTTTTCGGGGCGTAGCCCGTATCGAAGCATCGACTACGGAAGTCGGAAGACCCCGTGGGTGGAGATGAAGACCTTCTCCTTTCACCCGACGATCTACAAGACGATGCTGGGAAAGGCGTCGCCGGACGCAGGCGCGGGCGACATCGTGACGGTCTACGACCGCAAGGGGCAGATCTTTGGCTCTGGGCTTTACAATCCAAGCGCTCGAGTGCCCTTGCGGGTGTATCAGCATGGAGAGGATGCCTTCGACGAGGAGAGTTTTCTCCAGCTCTTGTCTCGGGCCATCGCGCTGCGCAAGGATACGCTGAACCTGGAGGCTGGCACCCAGGCGTATCGCGTGGTCCATTCCGATGGCGACGGCTTGAGCGGGCTGGTGGTCGACAGGCTCGGCGATTGCCTGAGCGTCCAGGTTCATAGCTTGGGAATCTATCAGCGTCTGCCGAAATGGATACCGTTTTTGAAGGAGCAGCTGGGAGCGGAATCCGTGGTGGTGGAGGTGGACGAGAAGATCGCGATGCTGGAAGGCATTCGTATCGATCCCTCTTTGAGCGACGAAGCGCGCTTCGCTAAGTTCGAAGAGCATGGCATTCGCTACGAGGCGGATTTTCGCGATGGCCACAAGACCGGTTTCTTCTGCGATCAGCGCGACAATCGCCTGCGTTTCGGCCAGTTGGCGAAAGGCAAGGATGTTCTGGACGTGTGCTGCTACACCGGTGGCTTCGCCCTGAACGCCATGGTCAACGGTGGAGCGGAAAGCGTCACCGCGGTGGATCTCGACGAGAAGGCCATCGCTCAAGCCAAGCGCAACGCCAACCTCAACGGGCAGGCCCGGGTGAATTGGACGCACTGCGACGCGTTTTCCTTCATGCGGCAGATGCAGCGAAACGGGAATCAGTGGGATCTGGTCAACCTCGATCCGCCCAAGCTGATTTTCAGCAAGGAGCAGCAGGCGGAGGGCATGAAGAAGTACGAAGATCTCAATCAGCTGGCTTGCACGCTGGTGAAGCCCGGCGGGGTGATGGCGACCTACTCCTGCTCCGGTCAACTCTCGGCGGAGGACTTCGAAGCCATGGTCATTCGCTCGGCCCATCGGGCGGGCCGGCGCTTGCAGATTCTGGATCGCACCGGAGCCGGGGCGGACCATCCGGTGATGTCGAATTGCCCAGAGAGCCGCTACTTGAAGGCGCTGTGGTCGGTGGTGTGGTAG
- a CDS encoding RNA polymerase sigma factor, translating to MTFKRQKRIFDDWLDEHSAVIFKVVRAYAFSPHDRDDLFQVVVLEIWRSIPKFEGKSKETTWLYRISLYAALAWSRKEKRAKERISEANGTAGVYLQANDKPNRRVDWLYERIAKLEAVDRSLTLLMLDGYSYREISDIVGLTESSVGARLSRIRKKLTEQLEKEDGNGL from the coding sequence GTGACCTTCAAACGACAGAAAAGGATATTCGACGACTGGCTGGATGAGCATTCGGCGGTGATTTTCAAGGTGGTGCGGGCGTACGCGTTTTCGCCGCACGATCGCGATGATCTGTTTCAGGTGGTCGTCTTGGAGATTTGGCGATCGATTCCGAAATTCGAAGGAAAGTCCAAGGAGACGACCTGGTTGTATCGAATATCTCTTTACGCTGCGTTGGCTTGGTCTCGCAAAGAGAAGCGGGCAAAGGAGCGAATAAGTGAAGCGAACGGCACCGCAGGCGTGTATTTGCAGGCTAACGACAAGCCGAACCGGCGGGTGGATTGGCTCTACGAGCGGATCGCTAAACTCGAGGCGGTGGATCGCTCGCTGACGTTGTTGATGCTCGATGGCTACAGCTATCGGGAAATCTCAGATATAGTGGGTTTGACGGAGAGCAGCGTGGGAGCGCGACTCTCACGTATTCGGAAAAAGCTTACGGAACAACTGGAAAAGGAGGATGGAAATGGACTTTAG